A single window of Mycolicibacterium madagascariense DNA harbors:
- a CDS encoding NAD-dependent succinate-semialdehyde dehydrogenase — MTATVSTQPRYQVVNPATGEPGESFDFATDAEVEAILASSDEAYRSWRDLPITERAKIVKRVGELFKEHSSRLGAIATEEMGKPLPEAVDEADFCGDIFDYFATEGPGLAADQEIKTFSPGKAFVQKLPIGPLLGIMPWNYPFYQIARFAAPNLVLGNTIVLKHAESVPKSALAVQELMDEAGVPRGVYQNLFASYEQIEGIIGDRRIVGVSLTGSERAGSVVASIAGRNLKKCVLELGGSDAYVVLDSDDVKASADLAWDTRIGNTGQACNSNKRMIVSSDIFDGFVERLVERAKNLKAGDPAEAAEGTFAPLSSRRAAETLHEQVQDAVSKGATLHAGGELVDGPAAYYSPAVLTGVTPEMRAYREELFGPVAVVYSVGSDDEALTLANDSDYGLGGAVFSTDTQRAEKIARRLESGMSNVNTPANEGQEVPFGGVKRSGFGRELGPLGMDEFVNKRLYYVAD; from the coding sequence ATGACCGCGACCGTTTCGACCCAGCCCAGGTATCAGGTGGTCAACCCCGCCACCGGTGAGCCGGGGGAGTCGTTCGACTTCGCCACCGACGCGGAGGTCGAAGCCATCCTCGCCTCGTCCGACGAGGCGTACCGCTCGTGGCGGGACCTGCCGATCACCGAGCGGGCCAAGATCGTCAAGCGCGTGGGCGAGCTGTTCAAGGAGCACTCCTCACGACTGGGTGCGATCGCGACCGAAGAGATGGGCAAGCCGCTGCCCGAAGCCGTCGACGAGGCAGACTTCTGCGGCGACATCTTCGACTACTTCGCCACCGAGGGCCCCGGTCTGGCCGCCGATCAGGAGATCAAGACGTTCTCCCCGGGCAAGGCGTTCGTGCAGAAGCTACCGATCGGGCCGCTGCTGGGCATCATGCCGTGGAACTACCCCTTCTACCAGATCGCGCGGTTCGCGGCGCCAAACCTGGTGCTGGGCAACACCATCGTGCTCAAGCACGCCGAGTCGGTGCCGAAGTCGGCGCTCGCCGTCCAGGAGCTGATGGACGAGGCGGGCGTCCCGCGGGGCGTCTACCAGAACCTGTTCGCGTCCTACGAGCAGATCGAGGGCATCATCGGTGACCGCCGCATCGTCGGCGTCTCGCTGACCGGTTCCGAGCGGGCCGGATCGGTCGTGGCGTCGATCGCGGGGCGCAACCTCAAGAAGTGCGTGCTGGAGCTCGGCGGGTCCGACGCCTACGTCGTACTCGACAGCGACGACGTGAAGGCCTCGGCAGACTTGGCCTGGGACACCAGGATTGGCAACACCGGCCAGGCCTGCAACTCGAACAAGCGGATGATCGTCAGCAGCGACATCTTCGACGGTTTCGTCGAGCGGCTCGTCGAGCGGGCCAAGAACCTGAAGGCGGGCGATCCGGCGGAGGCCGCCGAGGGGACCTTCGCGCCGCTGTCGTCGCGCCGGGCCGCGGAGACGCTGCACGAGCAGGTGCAGGACGCCGTCTCCAAGGGCGCGACGCTGCACGCCGGCGGCGAGCTCGTCGACGGGCCCGCGGCCTACTACTCGCCCGCGGTGCTGACCGGTGTCACCCCCGAGATGCGGGCCTACCGCGAGGAACTGTTCGGCCCCGTCGCGGTGGTCTACTCGGTCGGCAGCGACGACGAGGCACTCACCCTCGCCAACGACTCCGACTACGGTCTCGGCGGCGCGGTGTTCAGCACCGACACCCAGCGGGCGGAAAAGATCGCGCGGCGCCTCGAGTCGGGCATGTCCAACGTCAACACCCCGGCCAACGAGGGCCAGGAGGTGCCCTTCGGCGGCGTCAAGCGCAGCGGCTTCGGACGCGAACTCGGTCCGCTGGGGATGGACGAGTTCGTCAACAAGCGGCTGTACTACGTCGCCGACTGA
- a CDS encoding sensor domain-containing protein: MVRRLALAAVGLALVVAGCSSAKQAAAPSGPPPLVGANALDAALLTPGDVNTIMGTTGMVAHPRVDSMSDHRNLLPNLNCLGIWQVDEAGVYGKDGWIALRQELLRAPDSDAWRTLVVQSVVNYPSTDAAREFFDQSADRWSKCTNHNVNITLNDRPLPKWRSGELTKSDTQLSIPFTRGNPGGVDSCQRALGVQDNVVIDVQACTRDGSIGTQAATVANRIAAGLPH, translated from the coding sequence CGTCGGCCAAGCAGGCGGCCGCGCCGTCGGGACCGCCGCCCCTGGTGGGCGCGAACGCCCTCGACGCCGCACTCCTGACCCCTGGCGACGTGAACACGATCATGGGCACCACCGGGATGGTCGCCCATCCTCGCGTCGACTCCATGAGCGATCACCGCAACCTGCTGCCCAACCTCAACTGTCTCGGCATCTGGCAGGTGGACGAGGCCGGGGTCTACGGCAAGGACGGCTGGATCGCGCTGCGCCAGGAACTGCTGCGCGCGCCCGACTCCGACGCCTGGCGCACGCTCGTGGTGCAGTCGGTCGTCAACTATCCCTCGACGGACGCCGCGCGCGAGTTCTTCGACCAGTCCGCGGATCGCTGGTCGAAGTGCACCAACCACAACGTCAACATCACGCTCAACGACAGGCCGCTGCCCAAGTGGCGCAGTGGCGAGCTGACGAAGAGCGACACCCAGCTGTCGATACCGTTCACCCGTGGCAACCCCGGCGGAGTGGACTCCTGCCAGCGCGCGCTCGGGGTGCAGGACAACGTCGTCATCGACGTGCAGGCCTGCACGCGGGATGGGTCCATCGGGACGCAGGCGGCCACGGTCGCCAACCGCATCGCGGCCGGGCTGCCACACTGA
- the kasB gene encoding 3-oxoacyl-ACP synthase KasB produces the protein MAGLRTGNGFPNVVVTGIAMTTSLATSAEDTWKALLDGQSGIRTLDDPFVEQYKLPVRIGGHLLEDFDEALTRVENRRLGYVQKMATVLGRRVWENAGNPEVDTNRLTVSIGTGLGATEQLVFAYDGMRERGITAVSPLAVQMYMPNGPAAAVGLERRAKGGVITPVSACASGSEGIAQAWRQIVLGEADIAICGGVENRIEAVPIAAFAQMRIVMSTTNDDPAGACRPFDRDRNGFVFGEGGALMVIETEEHAKARGAHILGRLMGASITSDGYHIVAPDPNGERAAHAMTRAIELAGLTPGDIDHVNAHATATKVGDVAEGHAINRAVGNSAAVYAPKSALGHSVGSSGAVESIITLLSLRDGIIPPTLNLKNLDPEVDLDVVAGEPRTGDFEYAISNSFGFGGHNVALAFGRY, from the coding sequence CTGGCCGGCCTACGGACCGGCAACGGCTTTCCCAACGTCGTCGTCACCGGCATCGCCATGACGACGTCACTGGCGACGAGCGCCGAAGACACCTGGAAGGCCCTGCTCGACGGGCAGAGCGGCATCCGCACGCTCGACGATCCCTTCGTCGAGCAGTACAAGCTTCCGGTGCGCATCGGCGGACACCTGCTGGAGGACTTCGACGAGGCGCTGACCCGGGTCGAGAACCGTCGCCTTGGCTACGTCCAGAAGATGGCCACGGTGCTGGGCAGGCGGGTGTGGGAGAACGCCGGCAACCCCGAGGTCGACACCAACCGGCTGACGGTGTCGATCGGCACCGGCCTGGGGGCGACCGAGCAGCTCGTCTTCGCCTATGACGGCATGCGCGAGCGCGGCATCACCGCGGTGTCACCGCTGGCCGTGCAGATGTACATGCCGAACGGGCCGGCAGCGGCCGTCGGTCTGGAGCGACGTGCCAAGGGCGGGGTCATCACCCCGGTGTCGGCGTGTGCGTCGGGTTCGGAGGGCATCGCGCAGGCGTGGCGCCAGATCGTCCTCGGCGAAGCCGACATCGCGATCTGCGGTGGTGTCGAGAACAGGATCGAGGCGGTGCCGATCGCGGCGTTCGCCCAGATGCGCATCGTGATGTCGACGACGAACGACGATCCCGCGGGCGCGTGTCGGCCGTTCGACCGCGACCGCAACGGCTTCGTGTTCGGCGAGGGCGGCGCCCTCATGGTCATCGAGACCGAGGAGCACGCCAAGGCCCGCGGCGCCCACATCCTGGGTCGCCTCATGGGCGCCAGCATCACCTCCGACGGCTACCACATCGTCGCTCCCGACCCGAATGGCGAACGCGCCGCGCACGCCATGACCCGCGCCATCGAACTGGCGGGACTGACCCCCGGCGACATCGACCACGTCAATGCCCACGCCACCGCCACCAAGGTCGGCGACGTGGCGGAGGGGCACGCGATCAACCGCGCCGTCGGCAACTCCGCGGCGGTCTATGCGCCCAAGTCGGCGCTGGGCCACTCGGTCGGGTCCTCCGGCGCGGTGGAGTCGATCATCACGCTGCTCTCGCTGCGCGACGGCATCATCCCACCCACGCTCAACCTGAAGAACCTCGATCCCGAGGTGGACCTGGACGTGGTCGCCGGCGAGCCGCGGACCGGAGACTTCGAGTACGCGATCAGCAACTCGTTCGGCTTCGGCGGCCACAACGTGGCGCTAGCCTTCGGAAGGTACTGA
- a CDS encoding DNA polymerase domain-containing protein, with amino-acid sequence MVTSERRDGVDLTNLDEPLTEDAGATKRDLVDYLDAVGDRLLPCLTGRPLTVLRVLRGRAPFMQKNVPKYAPDWLRTATIWAEASHREVHYALCDDRRTLLWLANQRAVEYHPTLGRADDVYRPTHLILDLDPPGDDDFAAVVAVAHLVRRALSDSGLAGAVKTSGAKGIHVFVPIDDGAPVEDVAAATRALAARAEALDPDLATTEFIVEDRGGKVFVDSTRAGGATVAAAYSPRLRPGLPVSFPLEWSDLDRVDPRDFTVHTALDALSGRDPWAATMPTPQSLPRDLVAQGHTIPVARVAAMHEGKRRARARRDQSAT; translated from the coding sequence ATGGTCACCAGCGAACGGCGCGACGGCGTCGACCTGACGAACCTCGACGAGCCGCTGACCGAGGACGCGGGCGCGACCAAGCGCGATCTGGTGGACTATCTGGACGCCGTCGGCGATCGGCTGCTGCCGTGTCTGACCGGTCGTCCGCTGACCGTGCTGCGGGTGTTGCGCGGACGCGCACCCTTCATGCAGAAGAACGTGCCCAAGTACGCGCCCGACTGGCTGCGGACGGCGACCATCTGGGCCGAGGCGTCGCACCGCGAGGTGCACTACGCCCTGTGCGACGACCGCAGGACGCTGCTGTGGCTGGCCAATCAGCGGGCCGTCGAATACCACCCGACGCTCGGCCGCGCCGACGACGTCTACCGCCCGACGCACCTGATCCTCGACCTCGACCCGCCGGGCGACGACGACTTCGCGGCGGTGGTCGCGGTCGCCCACCTGGTGCGGCGGGCACTGTCCGACAGCGGGCTCGCCGGTGCCGTGAAGACCAGTGGTGCCAAGGGAATTCACGTCTTCGTCCCGATCGACGACGGGGCGCCGGTCGAGGACGTCGCCGCCGCCACCCGAGCGCTGGCGGCCCGCGCGGAGGCGCTCGACCCCGACCTCGCCACCACCGAGTTCATCGTCGAGGACCGCGGCGGCAAGGTGTTCGTGGACTCCACGCGCGCCGGTGGCGCGACCGTCGCGGCGGCCTACAGCCCGCGGCTGCGGCCCGGTCTGCCGGTGTCGTTCCCGCTGGAGTGGTCCGACCTCGACCGCGTCGACCCGCGCGACTTCACCGTGCACACCGCGCTGGACGCCCTCTCCGGCCGCGACCCCTGGGCCGCCACGATGCCGACGCCGCAGTCACTGCCCCGCGACCTCGTCGCCCAGGGGCACACCATCCCGGTCGCCCGCGTGGCCGCGATGCACGAGGGCAAGCGGCGCGCGCGGGCGAGACGCGATCAGTCGGCGACGTAG
- a CDS encoding (2Fe-2S)-binding protein, with translation MSDEPAPVAISVNGHRAVVTTEPDTDLLYVLRNHLGLTGTRFGCGLALCGSCLVLIDGRPTYSCDTPVGAVGERKVVTVEGLSPPGRPHPVAQAIVAGQAAQCGYCTSGIVVSAAALLDRNPDPTDDEVREALDDNLCRCGAHNRIVRAVLSAAAALRAGGRR, from the coding sequence ATGAGCGACGAACCGGCGCCGGTGGCGATCTCGGTGAACGGCCACCGCGCGGTGGTCACCACCGAGCCGGACACCGACCTGCTGTACGTGCTGCGCAACCATCTCGGCCTGACCGGCACGCGGTTCGGTTGCGGGCTGGCGCTGTGCGGATCGTGCCTGGTGCTCATCGACGGGCGCCCGACCTACTCCTGCGACACCCCGGTCGGCGCGGTGGGGGAGCGCAAGGTCGTCACGGTCGAGGGGCTGAGTCCCCCGGGGCGGCCGCATCCCGTCGCGCAGGCCATCGTGGCGGGCCAGGCCGCGCAGTGCGGGTACTGCACGTCCGGGATCGTCGTCTCGGCCGCGGCGCTGCTGGACCGCAACCCCGACCCGACGGACGACGAGGTGCGCGAGGCGCTCGACGACAACCTGTGCCGGTGCGGTGCGCACAACCGGATCGTGCGGGCGGTGCTGTCGGCCGCCGCGGCGCTGCGGGCGGGTGGCCGACGATGA
- a CDS encoding MarR family winged helix-turn-helix transcriptional regulator: MNRSAVTETALADFADAIMGAARVIRSWDQASDTVVPLSVTEAAVLEYVDRHPGCRPSDVAHDMRMRTSNFSAALRALEKHEFVERRSDPSDGRTVNLYVTALAARDIAVVRGRRAALLADALGPDPAGLDAARALLDRLRQT, from the coding sequence ATGAACCGCTCCGCCGTCACCGAGACGGCACTGGCCGACTTCGCCGATGCGATCATGGGCGCCGCCCGCGTCATCCGTTCGTGGGACCAGGCCTCCGACACCGTCGTTCCGCTGTCGGTGACCGAGGCCGCCGTGCTCGAATACGTCGACCGCCATCCGGGCTGCCGGCCCAGCGACGTCGCCCACGACATGCGCATGCGCACCAGCAATTTCAGCGCCGCCCTGCGCGCGCTGGAGAAGCACGAATTCGTGGAGCGCCGCAGCGATCCCTCCGACGGACGCACCGTCAACCTCTACGTCACCGCGCTGGCCGCCCGCGACATCGCCGTCGTCCGCGGCCGGCGGGCCGCGCTGCTGGCCGACGCGCTCGGCCCCGACCCCGCGGGCCTCGACGCCGCCAGGGCGCTGCTCGACCGCCTCAGGCAGACCTAG
- a CDS encoding SDR family oxidoreductase has protein sequence MTDDHPTSHAQLFDLTGKYALVTGGTRGIGMMMARGLLQAGARVVISSRKADACAAAQEQLAPFGDVRAIPADLSTHDECRRLADLVTADSDGLHILVNNAGATWGEPLETFPDSAWDKVIDLNLKSPFWLVQALLPALRAAGTADDPARVINVGSIDGIHVSKLPVYSYASSKAGLHQLTRMLARELGPQHVTVNVVAPGPFPSKMMAATLETFGDAIAASAPLRRIGRDDDMAGIAVFLASRAGAYLTGTVIPVDGGIATTASG, from the coding sequence ATGACGGACGACCACCCCACCAGCCACGCTCAGCTGTTCGACCTGACGGGGAAGTACGCGCTCGTCACCGGCGGCACCAGGGGCATCGGCATGATGATGGCGCGCGGGCTGCTGCAGGCCGGTGCCCGCGTCGTCATCAGCTCGCGCAAGGCCGATGCCTGTGCCGCCGCGCAGGAGCAGCTCGCGCCGTTCGGTGACGTCCGCGCGATCCCCGCCGACCTGTCGACGCACGACGAGTGCCGACGGCTCGCCGACCTCGTCACCGCCGACTCCGACGGCCTGCACATCCTGGTGAACAACGCGGGCGCCACCTGGGGCGAGCCGCTCGAGACGTTCCCGGATTCCGCGTGGGACAAGGTGATCGACCTGAACCTGAAGTCCCCGTTCTGGCTCGTGCAGGCGCTGCTGCCTGCGCTGCGCGCCGCGGGCACGGCCGACGACCCCGCCCGCGTCATCAACGTCGGCAGCATCGACGGCATCCACGTCAGCAAGCTGCCGGTGTACTCCTATGCCAGTAGCAAGGCGGGGCTGCACCAGCTGACCCGCATGCTCGCCCGCGAGCTGGGGCCGCAGCACGTCACGGTGAATGTCGTTGCGCCAGGCCCCTTTCCGTCCAAGATGATGGCGGCGACACTTGAGACGTTCGGCGATGCGATCGCCGCGTCGGCGCCGCTGCGCCGGATCGGCCGCGACGACGACATGGCCGGCATCGCGGTGTTCCTGGCGAGCCGCGCCGGCGCCTATCTCACCGGAACGGTCATCCCCGTCGACGGTGGCATCGCGACGACGGCGTCCGGCTAG
- a CDS encoding xanthine dehydrogenase family protein molybdopterin-binding subunit: protein MTLELGRDLPPSILANPRVSDWLTVLPDGSIELRSGKVELGQGVSTALIQIAAEELDVGLDRMRAVATSTGSSPDEGYTAGSLSIQHSGAAVRMAAAEARALLIEAAAHRWGLPGDLLVAADGAVSAPDGRRLTYPELAGDGLLDRPVTGLAPTKPVSSYRIVGTDAPRVDLPDKLAPRARFVHDLALPGMAYGRVVRPPSRGATLLSVDEAPTRALPGVMAVVRDGDFLGVVADREEVVLVAVERLRAGARWREQASLPDETRLVDFLTTAPAETTVVAETGSDDPDPASGKGFHEARYDRPYLAHASLGPSSATAVNDVADGASRLHVWTQSQGVYVLRRELARALGIDEASISVQHVEGAGCYGHNGADDVALDAALLAQAVPGRPVQVVWSRPDELGWAPFGPAAAVRIAAEVDDDGAVTSWRHDVWGNGHVTRPGFVATVGLLAASHREGGEPIAAAGEPPLAHGGGASRNLVPGYAFPCFRVVNHRLTVMPLRTSALRSLGAFVNVFAIESFMDELAVAAGRDPVEYRLAHLDDERGRAVVEAAAARSGWGTPLTGDAVGRGFGYARYKNSSAYCAVVAEVEATTRVRVRRLTIAVDAGLVINPDGAANQVEGGAIQATSWALKERVRFDDRDVVSDTWETYPILRFSEVPAVDVELLPHDGHPSLGVRETAQGPTAGAIANAIHDAIGVRVRSMPFTHDQIVAAMAR from the coding sequence ATGACCCTCGAGCTCGGCAGGGACCTGCCGCCCTCCATTCTGGCCAATCCCCGGGTGAGCGACTGGCTGACGGTGCTGCCCGATGGCTCGATCGAATTGCGTTCTGGCAAGGTCGAACTCGGACAGGGTGTGTCGACGGCGCTGATCCAGATCGCCGCCGAGGAGCTCGACGTCGGTCTCGACCGGATGCGCGCGGTGGCCACGTCGACCGGCTCGAGCCCCGACGAGGGGTACACCGCGGGCAGCCTGTCGATCCAGCACTCCGGGGCCGCCGTCCGGATGGCGGCCGCCGAGGCCCGCGCGCTGCTGATCGAGGCGGCCGCGCACCGGTGGGGCCTGCCCGGAGACCTGCTCGTGGCCGCCGACGGCGCGGTGTCGGCGCCGGACGGCCGCCGACTGACCTATCCCGAGCTCGCCGGGGACGGTCTCCTCGACCGGCCCGTGACCGGGCTCGCCCCGACGAAGCCGGTGTCGTCCTACCGGATCGTCGGCACCGACGCTCCGCGCGTCGACCTGCCCGACAAGCTCGCTCCGCGAGCGCGTTTCGTGCACGACCTCGCCCTGCCCGGCATGGCGTACGGCCGCGTGGTGCGGCCCCCGTCGCGCGGGGCGACGCTGCTGTCGGTGGACGAGGCGCCGACCCGCGCGCTTCCCGGCGTGATGGCGGTCGTCCGCGACGGCGACTTCCTCGGCGTCGTGGCCGACCGCGAGGAGGTGGTGCTGGTCGCGGTGGAGCGGTTGCGCGCCGGTGCGCGGTGGCGCGAGCAGGCGTCGCTGCCCGACGAGACGCGCCTCGTCGACTTCCTGACCACGGCGCCCGCCGAGACCACCGTCGTCGCCGAGACCGGTTCAGACGATCCAGACCCTGCCTCCGGCAAGGGTTTTCACGAAGCGCGCTACGACCGGCCCTATCTGGCGCACGCGTCACTGGGACCGTCCAGCGCGACCGCGGTGAATGATGTTGCCGACGGCGCCTCGCGCCTGCACGTGTGGACCCAGAGTCAGGGCGTATACGTGCTGCGCCGAGAGTTGGCGCGGGCGTTGGGGATCGACGAGGCCAGCATCTCGGTTCAGCACGTCGAGGGGGCGGGCTGCTACGGCCACAACGGCGCCGACGACGTCGCCCTCGATGCGGCACTGCTGGCGCAGGCGGTCCCCGGACGCCCGGTACAGGTGGTGTGGTCGCGGCCCGACGAACTCGGCTGGGCGCCCTTCGGTCCCGCCGCCGCGGTCAGGATCGCCGCGGAGGTCGACGACGACGGCGCGGTGACGTCGTGGCGCCACGACGTCTGGGGCAACGGGCACGTCACGCGACCCGGCTTCGTCGCGACCGTCGGCCTGCTCGCGGCCAGTCACCGCGAGGGTGGCGAGCCGATCGCCGCGGCAGGCGAACCGCCGCTGGCCCACGGCGGCGGTGCGAGCCGAAATCTGGTGCCCGGGTACGCATTTCCCTGCTTCCGCGTCGTGAACCACCGGCTAACGGTCATGCCGCTGCGGACCTCGGCGCTGCGCTCGCTCGGTGCGTTCGTCAACGTCTTCGCGATCGAGTCCTTCATGGACGAGCTCGCCGTGGCGGCGGGCCGCGACCCCGTCGAATATCGTCTCGCCCACCTGGACGACGAGCGGGGGCGCGCGGTGGTCGAGGCTGCGGCAGCTCGCTCCGGATGGGGCACACCGCTGACCGGGGATGCGGTCGGGCGCGGATTCGGCTACGCCCGCTACAAGAACAGCAGCGCCTACTGCGCCGTGGTCGCCGAGGTGGAGGCGACCACCCGGGTGCGGGTCCGCCGGTTGACCATCGCCGTCGACGCCGGGCTGGTGATCAATCCCGACGGCGCGGCGAACCAGGTCGAGGGCGGCGCCATCCAGGCGACGAGCTGGGCGCTGAAGGAACGCGTCCGGTTCGACGACCGCGACGTCGTCAGCGACACGTGGGAGACCTATCCGATCCTGCGCTTCTCCGAGGTGCCCGCCGTCGACGTGGAACTGCTGCCCCATGACGGCCACCCGTCACTCGGCGTCCGCGAGACCGCACAGGGGCCGACCGCAGGCGCCATCGCCAACGCGATCCACGACGCGATCGGCGTCCGGGTGCGGAGCATGCCGTTCACCCACGACCAGATCGTCGCCGCGATGGCGCGATGA
- a CDS encoding MgtC/SapB family protein has translation MTSSAPALDLLVRVGLALLLGVLIGVERQWRARMAGLQTMALVSMGAALFLILGAYSFHGDGDPTRVAAQIVSGIGFLGAGVIMKQGSSVTGLNTAATLWAAAAVGALAGAWMWREAVTGAIVIVTANGLLFPLASRMDRARLWGGRETHAADYLVELRCADDAEARVRAAITGVVKTAGLQLNSLRSETTNGLGEVVVRAELSAVTRDDAALEDAFQPVNAEPGVTSFLWSAEAPRSGR, from the coding sequence GTGACGTCGAGCGCACCCGCACTCGACCTGCTGGTCCGGGTGGGGCTGGCCCTGCTGCTGGGCGTGCTGATCGGCGTCGAACGCCAGTGGCGAGCGCGCATGGCGGGCCTGCAGACCATGGCACTGGTCAGCATGGGCGCCGCACTGTTCCTCATCCTCGGCGCCTACTCGTTCCACGGCGACGGCGATCCCACCCGGGTCGCGGCCCAAATCGTCTCCGGCATCGGCTTTCTCGGCGCGGGCGTCATCATGAAGCAGGGCTCCTCGGTGACGGGCCTGAACACCGCCGCGACGCTGTGGGCCGCCGCGGCCGTGGGCGCACTCGCCGGAGCCTGGATGTGGCGGGAAGCCGTCACCGGGGCGATCGTCATCGTCACCGCCAACGGCCTGCTGTTCCCCCTGGCCTCGCGGATGGATCGCGCCCGGCTGTGGGGTGGGCGCGAGACCCATGCCGCCGACTACCTCGTCGAACTGCGCTGCGCCGACGACGCGGAGGCCCGTGTCCGAGCCGCCATTACCGGCGTGGTCAAAACCGCGGGCCTGCAACTGAATTCGCTGCGCTCGGAGACCACCAACGGGCTCGGCGAGGTGGTGGTGCGCGCCGAACTGTCGGCCGTCACCCGCGATGACGCCGCGCTCGAGGACGCGTTTCAGCCCGTGAACGCCGAACCCGGGGTCACGTCGTTCCTCTGGTCGGCCGAGGCGCCCCGGTCCGGCCGCTGA
- a CDS encoding multidrug effflux MFS transporter, giving the protein MDTHSNFVDDDAEAMERLADPPQRTSAVRGPLLIVLALLSAVAPFATDLYLSAFPLMTTDLGATATSIQLTLTAFLVGIALGQLVFGPLSDRFGRLPPLVVGSLLCLAASAATALAPTVEVLVAARFAQGITGAAGMVIGRAVISDLAVGAAAARAFSLMMIVGGAAPVIAPVLGSLLVAPLGWRGVLWVVFGLVAAMFVGVVTVVRETHTAARRAAARTARRSSPSTLRALASRGFAGSALAFAFAFATMMAYISASPFVYQVMMGCTQVQYGVAFAANALGLVGMSAVSARLAGRRPVRTLAASGLALCLAATTAIGIIVATGAPAWLLAIPLWVAVASLGLVFGNVTALALGAVSHGAGSASAVLGALQFGLGALVSPLVGIGGEHTAVPLAIVMGTSITTACLAFAWSARAQRPDRGASADQRNDVTPGSAFTG; this is encoded by the coding sequence TTGGATACGCACAGCAATTTCGTCGACGACGATGCCGAGGCCATGGAGCGTCTCGCCGACCCGCCGCAGCGCACGTCCGCCGTGCGCGGACCGCTCCTGATCGTCCTGGCGCTGCTGTCGGCCGTCGCCCCGTTCGCCACCGACCTCTACCTGTCCGCGTTTCCGCTCATGACCACCGACCTCGGGGCCACGGCGACCTCGATCCAGCTGACGCTGACCGCCTTCCTGGTGGGAATCGCCCTCGGGCAGTTGGTGTTCGGCCCACTGTCCGACCGGTTCGGACGGCTGCCGCCCCTGGTCGTCGGGTCGCTGCTGTGCCTGGCGGCCAGTGCCGCCACCGCGCTGGCGCCGACGGTCGAGGTGCTCGTCGCCGCCCGGTTCGCGCAGGGCATCACGGGCGCGGCGGGCATGGTCATCGGCAGGGCGGTCATCTCCGACCTCGCGGTCGGCGCCGCCGCCGCCCGGGCGTTCAGCCTGATGATGATCGTCGGAGGCGCGGCGCCCGTCATCGCACCGGTACTCGGCAGCCTCCTCGTCGCCCCCCTCGGCTGGCGGGGTGTGCTGTGGGTGGTCTTCGGTCTGGTCGCGGCGATGTTCGTGGGCGTGGTGACGGTGGTCCGCGAGACCCACACCGCGGCTCGCCGAGCCGCCGCCCGAACCGCCCGCCGGTCGTCGCCCTCCACGCTGCGCGCGCTCGCGTCGCGAGGCTTCGCGGGCAGCGCACTGGCGTTCGCCTTCGCCTTCGCGACGATGATGGCCTACATCTCGGCGTCGCCGTTCGTCTACCAGGTGATGATGGGCTGCACCCAGGTCCAGTACGGAGTGGCGTTCGCCGCCAACGCCCTTGGGCTCGTCGGGATGAGTGCCGTATCGGCCCGCCTCGCCGGTCGCCGACCGGTCCGCACGCTCGCGGCGTCCGGGCTCGCGCTGTGCCTGGCGGCCACGACCGCGATCGGGATCATCGTGGCGACCGGTGCGCCCGCCTGGCTGCTCGCCATCCCGCTGTGGGTGGCGGTCGCCAGCCTCGGCCTGGTGTTCGGCAACGTCACCGCGCTCGCTCTGGGCGCCGTCAGCCACGGCGCCGGATCGGCCTCGGCGGTGCTCGGCGCGCTGCAGTTCGGGCTCGGCGCGCTGGTGTCACCGCTCGTCGGCATCGGCGGTGAACACACCGCCGTACCGCTGGCCATCGTGATGGGCACGTCGATCACCACGGCCTGCCTCGCGTTCGCGTGGTCGGCCCGGGCTCAGCGGCCGGACCGGGGCGCCTCGGCCGACCAGAGGAACGACGTGACCCCGGGTTCGGCGTTCACGGGCTGA